The Onychomys torridus chromosome 2, mOncTor1.1, whole genome shotgun sequence sequence CTGATGTCTGATTTGATCTTTAACCTGGACTTTGCATTAAATGCTCCAAATAGATTTTTAAGCTTTTTCACAGAGGAGTCACCAAAGTTTTCCTGTGAAATAAAATGTACCTAAGTCAACTATTTGAATAAGTAGCTCCCCCATACTAAATGACCCCCTGTGAAGTTTTTAGAAATATATTAAGAAAGATTACAGGGGCCATTTTCCTCTGGCATCATAAATTGTCCCTCAGTGGTAGAGACTGGTCTGTCTGAGCATTGATTTATGTTTAAATGACTGCCTCCCCTAAATAGGTGTCACTGCTTTCCCTGAACAGTCACATGAGCTCTAAATGTAAGCCATAGAATGAGGTGGTCTCTGCGGAGAGCTGCATTACACAAGAGTCTAGGCTAAAGCCTTACTGAGCCCACAGCAGCTGGGCTCCTGGCTCATTTGCCCTGCAGAGCTTAGGGTCTTGGATTTTGTAATTCTGTGATTTGTAATTATAAACCTTAAGTGTGTAGTCTTTAGGAGTCGGTGCTGTTGTGACCTCACATTAAGTCATATCCGATTATTGACGGGTACTGAGCCAGTGGGTACTgtttagagagagagagccatCTCATCATGCTCATGCAGGTGTTCTTGCCCATCCCTCTACTCGGTGTCTGCTTCTCACCTGGTGCCAAGGGCAGTGATAGCatgagcagaggagagcagagcagatcCAGAACTGCTCTGCACAGTTACAGAAAGGACCATACTTTGTTCTTTTTGGTATTTTATGATCTTTCTAAATAGATCCTAAACCAAGCCGAAGTAAAGTAGTGTTGGATtagttgggggttttgtttgtttgtttgtttgttttttaatctgctTTTTGAAAAACTTTACCTAGCTAGggatggtggcatatgcctttacatgggaggcagaagcaggtggatcttttgagttcaaggccagctagggctatagtgagaccttgtctcaaagaaacaaattatCACTGTTAAATAATCACTTCCCTGGTGACTCATTTTACCTAGGAAGAGGGAAGGTAGCTGCAATATAGTGTCTGTTAAGGGTTTTTAGTGACAGGCGGTTTTGAACATGAGTGGTTAggaaggctttattttatttgcctTGACAAATGCAACAGCATGCTTCCTTAAGACCATTCTTACTAATCTCTCCTGATTCCAGCCTGTGGAAGCCTATTTAAAGGACTCCACAGAGCTACGTAGGCATGTGTTCTGAAAACACTTCCTGTTAAGGAACTAGGtgtgtctttctttgtttctttttttttttttttttaatggagatttTTTCCTAAAAGTTTGAATGCCACTTAGACATTTTAGCATAAAGAACCCTCTCCACCAGGCTAGcgcagtgggtaaaggcactttctgccaagtctgactacctgagttcaatccttgggacccatGTAGTGGAAGAAGGGAACCAACtcctcccacaagctgtcctctgacctccacacatgagccaTGATGCACATACTTAAAAAACTAACaaactgtgatttaaaaaattaactctcCAAAGCTTGACCTGGACCTTGTCACCTTGAGAGATTTGTTTGGAAAGAACTCTAGTAAAGGTGGATTTCAGCAATTTTGTATTCTCATTTGACATTTTAACTAGTACATTAcaaactcaagaaaccagactaGGTCTACACagtgatacacacctgtaatccccacaGAGGGGcgctgagttcagggccagccagggtaacacagtgaaaccctgccttaccccccaacagaaaaaaaagtcctaagatttttgttgttgttcttgtggcctgtgtccagtgtcaCTGTGTTTAAAGAGGAGCACCGTTTGCACTGTGTGCACAGCTTGCAAGAGTCTGATGAACTGGCTTGTAACTCCTTTGTGATTGGGCAAATCTGAAGGATGACTTTGGTTTTTAGATACAGACTGTTCACAAAGCAGGCCTTTTATAGACCAAACTAAACCTTCATTCAAGGGAGTTTAACCTTGCTTATAAGTATTTTGTAGGTTCTGTACTTTACTTAACAAACGTAGTCTATAGCAGGCATTAAAAGGATTGGGGGGGCGGTTTCCCCCATATGTGTTAAACCACTATATCTCTTGTTTGAAAGTACCTAGAAATACAATATACAGACACTTGTACAGTTGTATGTAGACCACTCCAGCCTATCTCCAGACACCGTGGAAATGAGCTTGGAATCCCACAGGGAAGTAAGCAGCTCCAGATGTTTTCCTCCAGTAATTTCTAGAATAGTTCATTCATTTGTGACTGATTTGTTTAGGTAGAAAAacaggaactttaaaaaaaaaataacaaaagacttGACAAGAGACTTTAGATACTGTGACTTACCCGCTTTACTTTGAACATGACTTAACAGTTAATAAAACAGCGCATCAGTGAAGGCCCAGCTGTACCTAAGGTACACTTGTAAGACTGCAAGAGGGTAAATTTTCATATGGGGTTTAAAATATCACAGATCAAGTCCTGTAAAGTTGAGGGATTTGATTTCTTAAACCAAGCAGCCCATGATGTTTGCTGCTGCTTCCTGCTAGACCTCACACAGCCTTCTGACTCTTGAAGCTGCCTGTTGGCACCAAACAAGGTGGTTTGGGCTACAAAAAAGAAACTTGGCCCTTAGTTTGCAACCCCCAGCCTGTGCTAAGCATGAACCTCATTGATTTCTGACATGTTAGTGAAATTGGCTGCCAGTGGTGCTAACCAGATTTTGTTTGCTCTCTTGTAGGTATGGTTTTGTGGAGTTTGATGATCTGCGTGATGCAGATGATGCTGTTTATGAACTGAATGGCAAAGACCTCTGTGGTGAACGAGTCATTGTTGAACATGCCCGAGGCCCACGTCGGGATGGCAGTTACGGTTCTGGCCGCAGTAAGCATTTGAAGGACAcatttgtatcttttaaaatacagaattgcAAATGGAAATTTTAATTCTCAGGCATAAATTTGTTTTAATACTTTATAATGTTTGATGAtgtgtttgttttcctctgtaaTGCAATTAATTGTCTGACATAAAGACctcaattttaattaaaagaataaagacctcaattttaattaaaagaatccTTTGAGGTTAAGATGACCTCCTCTGCATTTGCTGACCTTGGTTACCTTTGCGTGAGTGGCCCTTGGCTGACCAAAAATAGGAATCCAGTCGTACTCAATTAGACCTGGGTGATGAGGATCCCTTAGATACAGATGAgattggtttctttttttccctgtgaaATATTCACAAAAAATTTAATCACCATGGGTAATAATAGTAACTGACTTAATAATTTGCTTTTTCTAAATTGTTGATATCTGTTAATTTATACAtgcaagttttaaaatataaatattaattagtGAAAATGTGTGCCTATAACATACTGAATTTTCATGTTTAAACTCTAGAAACAGTGAGGTTAAAGTATGCATGCTCTTGTTTGGAGGGCGGCATTAAGTCAGATACTTGAAGAGTGTGTGCTGTGACATCTTTTCACACTTTAGTGATCTTGTCTTTTTGAACCTTCTAAAGGTGGATATGGTTATCGAAGAAGTGGCCGAGATAAATATGGTCCTCCTACTCGCACAGAGTACAGACTTATTGTGGAGAATTTGTCAAGTCGGTGCAGCTGGCAAGACCTAAAGGTTTGGGCCTCATTAATTTTCTCAGCTAAGGTTGGGCATGGGTAAGAGTAGGAAACAAGTCATTTATGCAGGCCTGGGCATTCACAGTGTAATGGGTTACATACTTGGAAACCACCAGGGCATTGGGCAGTTCTCCAGATAAAGGTCCTATATGAGTGCAAAAGGCATCAAAACACCACCCCTACTTTACATACGAGGAGGCTAACTGCTCCAACGAATCATTTGTGTTACTTGGAATTTTTCATTGCAGACAGTGTTCTAGGGAGGTAATGGGGTGAGGTTGCAtagaaaaaactaaaacaacccATGTTTCTATAAACCTGGCCAGAGCATTGCAAACCGTCAACTTCCAGTGTGGGCCGGCACAATGAAAATGTGTTCTTCTATAAGGTTTGTCTCTcagtcaggtatggtggtatgCATGGTTAAGCAGTCAAGACAGGAAGatccatgaatttgaggccagctagggctacatcgTAATTTCCACAAGTGAAACCTTATCTCAGAAAGGGTGTGGAGGGGTCAAGAAATACTTATTGTGAGCTGGGCAAGGTGTTgttgtatgtctttaatcccagcatttgggaggcagaggcaggcagagctcttaaAAGttaaggacagccaggactacatagaccttcctcaaaaaaaggaaggaacaaaACATTTAGTCTGAAAGGGTTTTGGCATCAAAAACTAAGACCCAGGGATAGGGGCACTGGAgaaagtcattaagagcactggttgctcttccaaaagatctagattcaattcctagcacccacatggcagttcacaggtgtctaactcctgttccaggggaatCCGAcaacctcacacacatacatgtaggcaaaacaccaatgcacataaaaaaagtaattaaaaaaaaaaaaaaaaaaaaaaaacttaaaaggcCCAGGATTGGCTTGGGATGTAGCATGGTGATAGGCACTTCCCTGCTGGCACATAACACTCTGGACCGAAGCTCAGTACCACAAGAATGAGAAGTTAAGTTCTTGTGCTGCTGTGGCTGTCAGGATGCCCGAGTTAGCTTCTTGAGAACAGTGTTGGTTTTCAATCTTGGTAGGACAGGAAATGTGCTAAGTAGTATCTTACTTAACCTGATGGTCTTAGAACAAATGAGAGGGgtgttctgtttcctttttttttttttttttttttttttttaaaccaaaatgaATTGAGAAAAGAGTAGCCAGGAATTAGGAATTCTTTACGTTCTTGTTATCTttcggtttttgagacagggtttctctgtgtagcctggctgtcctagaacttactcagtagaccagtctggcctcctctgtctcccaagtgctaggattaaaggcatgtgccacacctcTGCCTAGCTCATAAATTTCTTTTGTACTAAAAATTGAACCTTGTACATGCTGAgcaagtgctataccactgagccatatgcctagccttctctccctttttaaagtccggggggggggggggggggagtatgtTGAGACagcctcactgtgtagaccaggctggccttgaactcatctagagaccacctgcccctgcctgcctcctgagtgctgggattaaagatatgcataACTTTGCCTGTTTTTGAAGTTAATTCTTACTAAAttgcctaagctggccttgaattcactctttAGTTTATGGAGGCCTTGGACTTACCCCTCCTGAATAGTTAAAATCACAGGCCTATATCACCAAGCTCAGCTTTTAGAATTACTAATTTCTATTCAGagttattaaaacaaaattttaaagtctaAAGGGTCCTAGGTATAGAAAATATTGGCTATgaataaggaaatgaaaacactaaacaaatTAAAGGTATCTTATTCTTCAAAATCTATAATTTGGGGCTGGAgctgtggctcagcagttaagagcagtggctactcttccagaggactcaagttcaattcccagcaccatgtagtagctcacaactgtctgtagctcccccagggaatccagtgcctgcttttggcctccttggacaacaggcatgcacacagtgcacagacatacatgcaggccaaacacccatacacgtaaagtaaaaataaataaatctttttgattttaagacagggttttgttttgttttttataaccTGGGCTGTGTTAAGTCCATAAATTTATATTGCATTATATAAATTGAGTTGGAAATGTGTAGCATATTGTTGCCATGGAGAATTGGTAATTCATCCACATAGTGGAGTAGGATTAAGAATttggaagccaggcggtggtgactcacacctttaatcccagcactccggaagctgaagcaggtcgatctctgtgagttggaggctggtctacagagtgagtttttaGGATGGcaagggctatgcagagaaaccctgtctcaaaaaaaggaaagaaagaaaagaaaaatatttggttCCAGAGGCAATTCCatagtttccctgtgtagcctggctggcctggaactcaatctgtagaccaggctagccttcaactcctctgcctccccatgtgctgggattaaagggatgcaacaccacacctggctaagagGCAACTCTTAAAAGGATTTACTCACAGCCATGATATGTCTCTATTAACCCTCCCCAACTttacttaatgaaaaaacaaTTCCAGCCAggttgtagtggcacacacctttaatctcagtactctggaggcagaggcaggtggatctttttgcattcaaggccagcctgatctgcagagcgagttccaggacaggttccaaagctacacaaagaaaccctgtcttgaaaaacaaaaaaacaattccATACTGGATTCTTACTGCTCTGTTTCCTTGCAAATACCTCACTGACCGTGAGCAGTGAACAACTTTGTTGAAATTTTATTGTCCATATCTATAAGTTGGGTACAGTTCTATCTGCCTGTGTGGTCATAATTAGGAGTAAGCACTTTAAACATGATTAAACATTGGCTGTGGAGCTGCTGTTAGGAGCCATCTATTAGCCATCACTAATTTGGAAGTGTGACTAGCTGAAATAAAGTAGTGATGTTGGggactgaagaggtggctcagttaagaatacttgctgctgggctggagagatggctcagaggttaagagcactgactgctcttctgagttccattctcagcacccacatggtggctcacaaccatcggtaatgagatcaggtgctctcttctggcctgcagtcatacacgctgtatatgtaataaataaataaatcttaaaaaaaaaaaaaaaaaagaatacttgctgctcctTACAGGAGCTGGATTTGCACCCACTATAGTGACTCAAAGCAGTCAACCGGCATggtgttaatcccagcactcaggtagatctctgagtttataACTGGATGGAGGAGACCCAACACACTCTTCTGTCCTCTCTGagagcaccagacacacatgtggtacacaaacatacatgcaggcaaacactcatacacataaaataaaaattaaaaaatactagtGCTAGCCCAGCCATTCACCAATATCTTCACCCTCATTCTGTCAGGGTAATCCCATTTTGGTTTAACCATGACTAATGACCACATTCACTTAATTATGTCCTAGTTTGGATGGCTCCTAGCCCTTTATTCAGGTCCCATACTTCTGCAGATAAGTCAGATAAATTCTGTGTAGAGTCATTCTTGATTGGATTATGAATAAAGGTCAAAATCTAGGTGTAACCTCCTCTCTTGACAATTGAGAAACCTCCAGAAATATGCAGGGGTGGTGACCAGAAGATCATATATATTAAGACGCTGACAGGCATGGCATAAAATGGCAGTGTTTACAAACTTGGTCAGGACAGAACTCAACAAATGAACACAGACCACAAATGTCTATCAAGTGTGTTACATACTGACTACACTGGGATTTAGCTGAGGCCTACCCAGAGTCAGTCCTCTCAACCTTTCCTGTGCCTCCTTTGTTCACACGTCAGCTCTGGCTCTGGTCTTTGGACCACACTGACTCCTGAGGGACAGTGAGGACCTGTGGCCTGAGGGATTATGGGTAATTCTACTGCCGTGCCACTTGGGCTGGcttatgcactttttttttttttttttttttttttttttttttttttttttttttttggtttaccagagctgaggctcgaatccagggccttgtgcttgctaggcttgctgggcaagcgctctaccactgagctaaatccccaaccccaacttgtGCACTTTAACTTGTATCTTTTCTTTAGGATTACATGCGTCAGGCAGGAGAAGTGACGTATGCAGATGCTCACAAGGGACGAAAAAATGAAGGGGTGATTGAATTTGTGTCTTACTCTGATATGAAAAGAGCTTTGGAAAAGTTGGATGGAACTGAAGTCAACGGCAGGAAAATCAGATTAGTTGAAGACAAGCCAGGTTCTAGACGGCGCCGGTCTTACTCCAGGAGCCGGAGTCACTCAAGGTACTGTTGACATTGGGAGTGGGCACTGTGCAGTCGTTCACCAACTAACATGAACAGTgcattcctcctctccttttgGGTTCTCAGAGCTCATTCCATGTGGGTCAGTAACTCAGGACTTTGAACGGAACATGTGTTTGTGGAAACTCCTGAACTCTTACATCACAAATGCAAACAGAAGTAAAGTCCTCTTTCTGAGGCAGGACTCGGGGCTTCTCACCTTTCTTCTGGAGAGCTGTCATAGCCTGGGCTAGAAGCACATGTGACCATAGTGCCTGTGCTCACTCTGCTGATGAGCAAGGCTCAAGAGGAGAGCTCACCACCAGACCTGAGCCACCTTCCCTGGACCCAGCACAGCTAACCCCCCGGGGTCAGTAAGGACCCTTATGGAGATAGTTCACAAAGCCAGAGGTGATGGGTACACAGGGCTGTCTCCAGGGGGTAAAGGCCTGGGTGAGGGTGACTTTCCCAGAGTAGAGAGCTACCACTTTTCATGCCTTTGTGTTGAAGTGAGGCTGTCTGGTGAATTTTCCCACAGTTTTGATTTCCTGTGAACACAAGGCTAGGGCTTGCAACATTAAAGACAGGGCTCATTTCAACAAGGCTAGGGCAGCTGTCACCGGAGCCCCGTGTCTTCAGCCTcctgccttctgtctctgcttgCTTTCCATTCCAATGCACTTTTCTGCTTCCCCATACCTTTCCTCGTGGTCATTTCCAGACCTCAAAGTTAAAAGACcagtttgaatgtatttgcaGTATCCtaccttgttttctttccttcctttgtattTATTACATACTGTTATGTTTATGCTGTGTTTAAGACATCATAAGTTACAGCACTTACCTAAATATCCCCAAGACACAGACAATACATACTTTATCTTTACCAAATAGCAAAGCCATATTCATATTTACCTGGTTGCTGCATGGGTGTCTTTTGCTGGAGTGTTTCCTGGCCAGGGTCCCGCTCAGTTGTGGAGCAGAAGTTGTTAAGTCTCTTTAACCTGAATCATTCCCACCTCTTGTCTTGGACTCCTGCACTGGGGTTACACGCACGCACACTGTGCCCAACTGTTGGGTGGGGCAGATGGTTTTAGATTGAAGAAATGTCTTGGTTGACTCTAGCTAGTCTCTtttttatataatgaaaattctttgtgtatgggtgttttgcctacatgtatgtctgtattgtGTGCACCTGGTACCTgtcgaggccagaagaggcatcatgAGTCCTGGgattggaattatagatggttgtgagctgccatgtgggtgctgggtatcaaacctgggtcctctgcaaaagcagccagtggtcagtggtcttaactgctgaaccatctcttcagcccctctagGTAGCCTTTTATTGGCAAtctcttattattttatgtgtatgagtattttgctttgcatgtatgtctgtgtaccgtgtACATGCTATGCATCtgctgaggtcagaggagggaggggaggggagggtattagattccctggaactggagtcacagatagttgtgaatcaccatgtgggtgctgggaattgaccgggtcctctgcaaaagcaagtgctcttaaacactgagccagctctccagccctttgttggtaattttaaattttctttgccCCAGGTCTCAAGAGgtaaggcaggtggatttctttgagttcaaggccaggtctacctagcaagttccagaccagccaagggtaatgagaccctgtctcaaaaaagttcatttttttctttccacaggtCTCGATCTCGAAGCAGACATTCCCGGAAGAGCAGAAGCCGAAGCGGCAGCAGCAAAAGCAGCCATTCAAAGAGCCGATCCCGATCCAGGTGGGCCCGCAGCTCCCCTTGTCCTGGCCCACTTCCACGCAGTATGGCATGCCCCGTGTGACCTGTGCTCCCTCCACTCCCTGACTTGCAGGGGGTCTAGTCAGCTGTTTCTCACCCAGCACTGTGTCTTCCAGGTCTGGTTCCCACTCCCGCAGTAAGAGCCGCAGCCGCAGCCAGAGCCGCAGCCgcgggaagaaggagaaaagccGGAGCCCCAGTAAAGACAACAAGagccgcagccgcagccgcagccCCGACAAGAGCCGCAGCAAGAGTAAAGACCACGCCGAAGACAAGCTCCAGAACAATGACAGCGCTGGCAAAGCCAAGAGCCGCAGCCCCAGCCGCCACGACAGTAAAAGTCGGAGCCGGAgcaaggagaggagagcagaggaggagaaGCGAAGGAGTGTGAGCAGGAGTCACAGCCAGGAGAAGAGACGCAGCCAGGAGAAGAACCTTCTCAAGAGCCGGAGCCGAAGCCGGAGCAAAGGGGgcagccgcagccgcagccgcagcAAAAGCAAGGACAAGCGGAAGGGCAGGAAGAGAAGCCGGGAAGAAagccgcagccgcagccgcagcAAGAGCGAGCGCAGCCGCAAGCATGGCAGTAAGCGTGACAGCAAGGTGAGCAGcagcaagaagaagaaggaggacacCGACCGCTCCCGGTCACCATCCCGCTCAGTGTCCAAGGAGCGGGAACATGCCAAGGCAGAGTCTGGCCAGAGGGAAGGCCGGTCTGAGGGCGAAGGTGCAGGCCCCAATCCAGAGCCCCGAGCCAGGTCAAGATCCACTTCCAAATCCAAACCTAGTCTCCCCGCAGAGTCGCGCTCCAGGTCAAAGTCAGCTTCCAAAACGCGCTCTCGGTCCAAGTCTGCATCCAGGTCTGCTTCCAGGTCGCCCTCCCGCTCTAGATCCAGGTCCCACTCAAGGTCCTAACCGGCTCTGCCACGCTGGAACTGCCGAGAAGTCTTTTGTACATGTTGGTAGCCGTAGCACAAGAGTGAAGTAGAACACCCTCACTGCTGAACATTGAACTCCCCGAACGGTGTGTCTCCAATTGTTCAATCTCAGTGCTTCCTCGGTACCGCCTCTGGCGCCAGGTCTCCCGCTCCACTGAAAAGCAGCTCCTCCAACCACCCTTTACTCACAGCAGGACATCCAAACGCCTTGGCTCTCAGGCCCGGCCACGGCTAAAGGGAGCTCGGCACCCGGTCGGCTTCTCGGGCTGGAATGATGGCATAGGTAGGTGTGGTGAGTTCAGCCGTTTGCCCTCGAGTCGATGATGCCCTTTGATGTATGCCACGTAGTGAAAGTGCAAGTCTTCAGTTTCCCGCCACTTTGGTTCCTATTTCTGGACTTAACAACGTTGTGAATAGCACAGTCAAGAGAAATTGATACCTGCATAGCCCATAGGAAGTAAACTGTAGAGTTCCATATTCTGGTATTGTgattatattgttttatattaaaaaaagaaaagaatttttttttaattttatttttccccgTCTTGCAAAGTATAGTGACCCCTGTTTCCATTAAATTTGAATAAAGACTATTTTTGCTTGACAAAATTTCATCGTGCTTGAATCTAAATGGCATTTTCTGATGTCTCATCtgtcctgctttttttttcctgtggtgggGAAGCAGGACTTCCCAAAGGATTTTCTCACCCAGCACAGTGAAGGCAAGTCTCCAGAGTTTGTGATTCTGGGGTTCTCTTAAGAAGCTTGTGGTCCATCTGAGGAGAAATGAGGCTATTTGGAAACAGCATCACCAGTGAGTTCTTCACGAACAGATTCTGTGCTTGTCATGAGTCCACCCCATCATGATCTGTATCACTGTCAAATCTGAACTGAAAACCAGGGGCAAGCTGCAGGATGACCTTGTCCCAGTCATTCTTGCACTGATTGCTACTTAGCTCAGGAGGTGCCCCAGACAGTGCCTCCTGTCTGGTGCTTGAGGGACAGACAGCAGCAAGGATGACACCAGGTACTTTAGGACATGTGGCACGCTGGAGGACAGAGCACTGTACAGGAATCTGTTGGGATCTGTCCCGAGAGTTCAGGCTGGTCGTAGACCTGCAGGGGTCCTGGAAATACAAAATGAGGctgttccctttccttcccagagttTCTGCTTGTCTGGGAATGGCTAAGACAGAGCAGTATCCATTCAGGGAAGACAGCACTGTGCCAGGGAACATGGCTTTGAATAAGTGGTAGGCAAGCCCAGATGAAGGTATGGGAAGAGTCTTTAGTGCCAGGGAAGCCAGCCTCTGCCCTGTCAGCACAGAGGCCTTCAAAAGAACTTGAACAGGAAGGTGCTTGCAGAGCTGTGCTGGAGGCCTGCAGGCAACGGCTCTCAGTGTAAAAGACCAGGTGTCATGGAGTGGGGTCGCGGCGGTGACGGGAGAGGGCATAAGAGAGAACGGTGAGACAGGGCCGGTGCCTTGGGAGAGGTGTTCAGGTGGCTGGTGGTGATGAAGCCACCCTGAGCTGGAGAAGAGCTGGTGAACTGGTTCGGCTTGGGATCCCTAGAACAGTCTAGGCAGCCAAACTGGGGGGTTTGACTCTAAGACTCCTGTGAACTTCCCATACCTTTATCTGGGCTCCTCATGTCGTCATGACAAGGTAAGGAATCCACCTCAAGATCATACAGGTCTCCAGTGGGTGTAAAAGAAGTGTCTTAaaagtgtggtggtttgggtttttgtatgtttttttgtttgttttgttttggttttgtatgccttttgcctgcatgtatgtgcgcACACCCTGTGAATGCCTAGTGCCTGTGTCcgatcccctggaaccggagtaACAGATTGTGAGGCACAcgtgaattcaggtcctcttcaagagcagcaagtgcttttttttaacactgtctctccagccccgaaaatgtttaaaatttcatCCATATTTTACTCTCATAATATTTTCCATCCCACATTTCAAGCTGTGTTCTGTCCCTTTGACTTCCAGACAAAGTTCCCTTTCTAAGTTAAGCTTTGTGGTGGACATGGGAAAGTTCTCGCTTACATGTACTTGCCACA is a genomic window containing:
- the Srsf4 gene encoding serine/arginine-rich splicing factor 4 translates to MPRVYIGRLSYQARERDVERFFKGYGKILEVDLKNGYGFVEFDDLRDADDAVYELNGKDLCGERVIVEHARGPRRDGSYGSGRSGYGYRRSGRDKYGPPTRTEYRLIVENLSSRCSWQDLKDYMRQAGEVTYADAHKGRKNEGVIEFVSYSDMKRALEKLDGTEVNGRKIRLVEDKPGSRRRRSYSRSRSHSRSRSRSRHSRKSRSRSGSSKSSHSKSRSRSRSGSHSRSKSRSRSQSRSRGKKEKSRSPSKDNKSRSRSRSPDKSRSKSKDHAEDKLQNNDSAGKAKSRSPSRHDSKSRSRSKERRAEEEKRRSVSRSHSQEKRRSQEKNLLKSRSRSRSKGGSRSRSRSKSKDKRKGRKRSREESRSRSRSKSERSRKHGSKRDSKVSSSKKKKEDTDRSRSPSRSVSKEREHAKAESGQREGRSEGEGAGPNPEPRARSRSTSKSKPSLPAESRSRSKSASKTRSRSKSASRSASRSPSRSRSRSHSRS